A genomic region of Nostoc sp. UHCC 0702 contains the following coding sequences:
- a CDS encoding peroxiredoxin: protein MLTSTDFSGLLNERFFRNFLPVPATNILRLGVGTPDFQLPDITNGTLVKLSNYRGEQPVLLAFTRIFTEKQYCPFCFPHIKALNENYEQFKNRGIEVLMVTSTDEKQSQIVVRDLGLQMPLLSDPSCRLFRTYQVGQALGAPLPAQFILDKEGRLRYWHLFSFLDHNASVEILLEQFNFLNH, encoded by the coding sequence ATGCTGACTTCAACTGATTTTAGTGGCTTATTAAATGAGCGTTTTTTCCGTAATTTTCTCCCAGTACCAGCTACCAATATACTCAGGTTGGGAGTAGGAACGCCAGATTTTCAACTACCAGATATTACTAACGGCACCTTAGTAAAGTTATCCAACTATAGAGGCGAACAACCAGTATTACTGGCTTTTACAAGGATATTTACTGAAAAGCAATATTGCCCTTTTTGTTTTCCTCACATCAAAGCTTTGAATGAGAACTACGAACAATTCAAAAATCGCGGTATCGAAGTTTTGATGGTTACAAGTACTGACGAAAAGCAGAGTCAAATAGTTGTGAGGGATTTAGGTTTACAAATGCCCTTGCTGAGTGATCCGAGTTGTCGTCTCTTTCGTACTTATCAAGTAGGGCAAGCACTGGGGGCACCTCTACCAGCACAGTTCATCTTAGATAAAGAAGGAAGACTTCGCTACTGGCATTTATTTTCTTTCTTGGATCACAACGCCAGTGTAGAGATATTGTTAGAACAATTCAATTTTCTTAATCACTAA
- a CDS encoding ABC transporter permease, whose product MTSTRISLETSRDWLIRLVTSETFIYVMKRILQALFTLLLASLLSSFIMDLAPGNFLSKLKENPKITEEYRKALTIQFGLDKPWIVQYFLWLWNVVTKGDFGTSFAYNRPVATLLWERVPATLLMALASLIATWTIAIPLGILAAIKQNDSVGKVLLLISYLGQGFPSFITALILLFFAQITTPLFPVGGMTSIYYADLSPIGKILDVGWHLILPTIALSITSFAGLQRITRGELLDVLRQDYIQTARAKGLPENRVIYVHALRNAVNPLITLLGFELAGLLGGAFITEQFFNWPGLGRLTYQALINQDVPLAMASLVMGAVLLIIGNLVADLMLTVADPRISLDK is encoded by the coding sequence ATGACATCTACAAGAATTTCTTTGGAGACAAGTCGAGATTGGCTAATCAGGCTAGTCACCAGTGAAACTTTTATTTATGTGATGAAACGGATATTACAAGCACTTTTTACCTTGTTATTGGCATCACTATTATCGTCTTTCATCATGGATCTCGCCCCTGGAAATTTTCTGAGTAAACTAAAAGAAAATCCCAAAATTACCGAAGAATATCGCAAGGCACTGACCATCCAATTTGGATTGGATAAACCTTGGATAGTGCAGTATTTTTTATGGTTATGGAATGTTGTCACAAAAGGAGATTTTGGCACTAGTTTTGCTTATAATCGTCCTGTAGCAACCTTATTGTGGGAGAGAGTTCCAGCAACTTTACTGATGGCACTGGCTTCGTTAATTGCAACTTGGACAATTGCCATACCTTTAGGTATTCTGGCAGCGATTAAACAAAATGATTCAGTTGGCAAGGTGTTGCTACTAATTAGTTACCTGGGACAAGGATTCCCTAGTTTTATCACTGCCTTAATATTATTATTTTTTGCTCAAATTACAACTCCTCTGTTTCCCGTGGGAGGTATGACCAGCATATATTATGCAGACCTTTCCCCTATTGGAAAAATCTTGGATGTTGGCTGGCACTTAATATTACCCACTATTGCATTGAGCATTACTAGTTTTGCTGGCTTACAGCGAATCACTCGCGGCGAATTGTTGGATGTTTTACGTCAAGATTATATTCAAACAGCTCGCGCTAAAGGACTGCCAGAAAACCGAGTTATTTATGTTCATGCTCTGCGTAATGCTGTCAATCCTTTAATTACTTTATTAGGTTTTGAGTTAGCTGGTTTATTGGGGGGTGCTTTTATTACTGAACAGTTCTTCAACTGGCCAGGATTAGGAAGATTAACTTACCAGGCTCTCATTAATCAAGATGTACCTCTAGCTATGGCTAGCCTCGTCATGGGCGCGGTACTACTGATTATTGGTAACTTGGTAGCAGATTTAATGTTGACAGTTGCCGACCCGCGCATTAGTCTCGACAAATAA
- a CDS encoding adenine phosphoribosyltransferase → MDLKSLIRDIPDFPKPGILFRDITTLLRDPEGLRYTIDIFTQKCIEAGLKADYVIGMESRGFIFGSLLAYKLESGFIPVRKKGKLPAAVHSIEYQLEYGTDCLELHQDALQPGSRVLIVDDLIATGGTASATAKLVQQIGCELLGFGFIIELRDLQGRKHLPDVPIVSLIEY, encoded by the coding sequence ATGGATTTAAAGTCTCTAATTCGTGACATTCCTGATTTTCCCAAACCTGGAATTTTATTTCGTGATATCACTACTCTACTGCGCGATCCAGAGGGATTACGCTATACTATTGACATTTTTACACAAAAATGCATCGAAGCTGGGCTAAAAGCGGATTACGTTATAGGCATGGAGTCGCGGGGGTTTATTTTTGGCTCACTTCTAGCTTACAAATTAGAATCTGGTTTTATTCCCGTCCGTAAAAAAGGCAAGTTACCAGCAGCAGTTCACTCAATTGAATATCAATTAGAGTATGGTACTGACTGTTTGGAACTTCATCAGGATGCTTTGCAGCCAGGTAGCCGAGTCTTGATTGTAGACGATTTGATTGCTACAGGTGGGACGGCAAGTGCAACAGCAAAATTGGTGCAGCAGATTGGCTGCGAATTATTGGGTTTTGGGTTTATTATCGAGCTACGGGATTTACAAGGGCGTAAACATCTGCCGGATGTGCCAATTGTCTCCCTAATAGAATATTAG
- a CDS encoding DUF3038 domain-containing protein: protein MNVSASIKPFNSPTPPSLPMMLDTLPDPAIAGDGCPPRTRLQIDLILLAIEALELGGSEAILTFAQELELKEIIKDRVNLWRMRSSNPMRRAHIRRPLSIIEAKALVVIACYIARRLTVVIRQMIMIYQQMNEKQLPLEQNLRLSNYLERFRAHFKSRMNARRSGVLALGTDEKLNELAINLLGQLLFCTGTAGMQRFWISLFDGEVE from the coding sequence ATGAATGTCTCCGCGAGCATAAAGCCCTTCAATAGTCCAACTCCTCCATCACTGCCAATGATGCTGGATACTCTACCAGATCCTGCGATCGCGGGAGATGGATGTCCCCCTAGAACCAGGTTGCAAATTGATCTCATTTTACTGGCAATTGAAGCTTTAGAACTTGGTGGTTCAGAAGCTATCCTGACTTTTGCCCAAGAACTGGAATTAAAAGAAATTATTAAGGATCGGGTGAATTTGTGGCGAATGCGTAGCTCTAATCCTATGCGAAGAGCGCATATCCGCCGCCCTTTAAGCATCATTGAAGCTAAAGCTTTGGTAGTAATTGCTTGCTACATAGCCCGGCGTTTAACAGTTGTCATCCGCCAGATGATCATGATATATCAGCAAATGAATGAAAAGCAACTGCCACTAGAGCAAAATTTGCGACTATCTAATTATCTAGAGCGGTTTAGAGCGCATTTTAAAAGCAGGATGAATGCCCGACGTTCTGGTGTTCTGGCTTTAGGTACTGATGAGAAATTAAATGAGTTAGCTATAAATTTGTTGGGACAATTATTATTTTGTACTGGCACAGCTGGAATGCAACGTTTCTGGATTAGTTTGTTTGACGGTGAAGTAGAATGA
- a CDS encoding DUF4335 domain-containing protein produces MNIQRKYSLPNCTLLLEGLSDASRAAHFQELRPELSILVNAECHLSGHNQPLVGGREFFESLVRAVSAYAQEFLSQVSNPQAHNQDSELVEFQKIDTNRHRLIVHSENTQDNLESNSNYNKSPIQIDLNTVQLFDLVEAVDQFFADTQTLPELSLELQPVAKRYGSGNRALLKQAVPATIGVSSLAVAAVAFSLIPVPEVRPPQPKPQEQSSSATPSSNPSAPPTTTSSTDTATPIAAATPIITPTVATTPTTATKPAVTDLEALLKNTVTEITDPSQLRALNRQVYNQINPAWTNRSTLKQDLIFRVGVAADGAIVGYKAVNKEANEGINLTPLPNLLYNPGVRPTIANEPIAQFKIVFDDQGVLQVSPWRGYARTPEVIGSKITEPKTVQNLNQKLYGAVRQSWSGTPTFTQDLLYRVAVNKDGTIADYEPLNQVAFDYFRETPLPKMFQAVYGSTVAAANNKEPLAHFQVVFKPSGKLEVTPWKGYR; encoded by the coding sequence ATGAATATCCAACGTAAGTATAGTCTGCCTAACTGTACACTGCTTTTAGAGGGTTTAAGTGATGCTTCAAGGGCTGCACATTTTCAGGAACTGCGCCCAGAATTGTCAATTTTGGTGAATGCAGAATGCCATTTATCTGGACATAACCAACCTCTGGTAGGAGGACGGGAATTTTTTGAAAGTTTAGTCAGGGCAGTGAGTGCATATGCCCAAGAATTTTTGAGTCAAGTGTCGAACCCACAAGCGCACAACCAGGACTCAGAGTTAGTGGAATTTCAGAAAATTGACACTAATCGACATAGATTGATTGTGCATTCTGAAAACACACAAGATAATTTAGAGTCCAACTCTAACTATAATAAATCACCTATTCAAATTGATTTGAATACAGTGCAATTGTTTGATTTAGTGGAAGCTGTGGATCAGTTTTTCGCTGACACGCAAACATTACCAGAGTTATCACTGGAATTACAACCAGTTGCAAAACGTTACGGCAGTGGTAATCGAGCCTTGCTCAAGCAGGCAGTACCTGCGACTATTGGAGTTTCCAGTTTAGCAGTTGCAGCTGTAGCCTTCAGTTTGATTCCGGTTCCAGAGGTGCGTCCACCCCAACCGAAACCACAAGAACAGAGTAGTTCTGCAACACCTAGCAGCAATCCTTCTGCACCACCGACAACAACGTCTAGTACAGATACTGCAACTCCGATCGCTGCTGCAACTCCAATCATCACTCCCACAGTTGCCACGACTCCCACAACAGCCACAAAACCCGCAGTTACAGATTTAGAAGCACTTTTAAAAAATACAGTTACTGAAATTACCGATCCATCTCAACTGCGTGCCTTAAATCGCCAGGTTTATAATCAAATTAATCCAGCTTGGACTAATCGCTCAACATTGAAACAAGATTTAATCTTTCGTGTGGGTGTAGCAGCGGATGGTGCGATCGTTGGTTACAAGGCGGTAAACAAAGAGGCAAATGAAGGAATAAATTTAACTCCTTTGCCCAACCTACTTTATAATCCTGGCGTTCGTCCGACCATTGCCAATGAACCAATTGCTCAATTTAAAATAGTCTTTGATGACCAAGGTGTATTGCAAGTTAGCCCTTGGCGGGGATATGCAAGAACGCCTGAAGTGATTGGTTCTAAAATCACTGAACCTAAAACAGTTCAAAATTTAAACCAAAAGCTTTATGGTGCGGTTCGCCAAAGCTGGAGTGGTACTCCTACCTTCACCCAAGATTTGCTGTATCGCGTAGCAGTCAATAAAGATGGCACCATAGCTGACTACGAACCACTAAACCAAGTTGCCTTTGATTATTTTCGAGAAACACCCCTACCCAAAATGTTCCAAGCAGTTTACGGTTCAACTGTAGCTGCTGCTAACAACAAAGAACCTCTAGCTCACTTCCAGGTAGTATTTAAGCCTAGCGGGAAATTGGAAGTGACTCCTTGGAAGGGATACCGGTAA
- a CDS encoding transposase codes for MERYQNGERTISIDEMTGIQATERLEKDLPMRPGKVERREFEYIRHGTQSLIASFDIATGQIVEPNCGNTRTEEDFVQHIRRIIESDPQAIKWHLIMDCLNTHQSESLVRFVAQKEDLNIDLGIKGKSGILKSMKSRAAFLSDQTHRIVFHYTPKHSSWLNQIEIWFSILVRKLLKRASFKSQDDLKTRILEFIDYFNQTMAKPFKWTYKGKVLAI; via the coding sequence ATTGAACGTTATCAAAACGGAGAGCGTACAATATCGATTGATGAAATGACTGGGATTCAGGCTACAGAGCGTTTAGAAAAAGATTTACCAATGCGACCGGGTAAGGTTGAAAGACGGGAGTTTGAGTATATTCGTCACGGTACACAAAGCTTAATTGCTAGTTTCGATATTGCCACTGGTCAAATTGTTGAACCAAATTGTGGAAACACAAGAACCGAAGAAGATTTTGTCCAACATATTCGTCGAATTATTGAAAGCGACCCTCAGGCAATCAAATGGCATTTGATTATGGACTGTCTTAATACTCACCAGTCGGAATCATTAGTTCGCTTTGTTGCACAAAAAGAAGATTTAAACATTGACCTTGGAATTAAGGGCAAAAGTGGCATTCTGAAATCGATGAAATCCCGTGCAGCTTTTTTGAGTGACCAAACACACCGAATTGTTTTCCATTACACACCCAAACATTCTTCTTGGCTCAACCAAATTGAAATTTGGTTCAGTATTTTGGTTCGCAAGTTACTCAAGCGTGCTAGCTTCAAAAGTCAGGATGACCTCAAAACCCGAATTCTCGAATTTATCGATTACTTTAATCAAACAATGGCTAAACCTTTTAAGTGGACATATAAGGGTAAAGTGTTGGCTATCTAA
- a CDS encoding helix-turn-helix domain-containing protein has translation MARLAAKVLNLNESDRSQLQQLINRHNTAQQIVLRAKIILLASEGKNHGEIARLLDISLDMARLWRNRWLENSDKELSILQRLQDSERIGAPVKFSMEQVIELFALACSPPEDYGRSISHWTSRELADEIMKQGIIESISVRHVGRLLEEAELKPHQSRYWLTPPS, from the coding sequence GTGGCACGATTAGCTGCAAAAGTATTAAATTTGAACGAGAGCGATCGCTCACAACTCCAACAGTTGATCAACCGACACAATACGGCGCAACAAATAGTACTACGTGCAAAAATAATTCTCCTAGCGTCAGAGGGGAAAAATCATGGCGAAATTGCTCGATTATTAGATATAAGTCTTGATATGGCTCGTTTATGGCGAAACCGATGGTTGGAAAATAGCGATAAAGAGTTGTCTATTTTGCAGAGATTACAAGACTCAGAGCGTATTGGCGCACCAGTAAAATTTAGTATGGAGCAAGTAATCGAACTATTCGCCCTTGCATGTTCACCACCCGAAGACTATGGACGATCAATAAGTCATTGGACATCAAGAGAACTAGCGGACGAAATCATGAAACAAGGTATCATTGAAAGCATATCTGTCCGCCATGTTGGAAGATTATTAGAAGAAGCAGAACTTAAACCCCACCAGAGCCGCTACTGGTTAACCCCCCCCTCTTGA
- a CDS encoding transglycosylase domain-containing protein, protein MSSPQPPHKPQTLLGQLTQAVHTIQARVDFSKLALKPNAKVPEIWVQDAGADKAEIYPLLGDRYVLGRSSKSSDIVIRNPVVSQIHLSLSRDSTQRTPVFIIKDENSTNGIYRGKRRITSLELRHGDILTLGPPELAASVRLQYVDPPAWYVKAGTFAGYGVGGVSALLALVIGVEWLKFSVTPLPTATRAPVVVYARDGTTPLREPRTTAHVDMKRLQDFGPYLPSAVVASEDSRYYWHFGVDPLGILRAVLINSRSGDVQQGASTVTQQVARSLFREYVGSQDSLGRKLREAIVSLKLETFYSKDYILLTYLNRVFLGADTSGFEDAAQYYFGKSAKELTLSEAATLVGILPAPNAFDFCGDGPNKLEAAEYRNRVIKRMLEMGKIKPEEANRARRSTIQISPKVCEQQAKTIAPYLYSYVFQEMESILGEGAAKEGNYIIETQLDPAIQSQAESALRNSVNNAGSTFRFSQGAIVTLDSRTGAILAMVGGTDYKKSQFNRAVQAQRQPGSTFKIFAYTAAIEQGIPASKSYSCDALRWQGFTYKPCRAGAGVSLDIATGLALSENPIALRVAREVGLNKVVAMAQRLGIKSSLDPVPGLVLGQSVVNVLEMTGGFGAIGNRGVWNPPHAISRILDSSDCSDRNDLKTCRVIYSFDQDPKANKRVLSTGVADEMTSLMRGVVTRGTGRSAGIGLGEAGKTGTTDKNVDLWFIGFIPSRRLVTGIWLGNDNNSPTSGSSAQAAQLWGNYMGRITR, encoded by the coding sequence ATGAGTTCCCCCCAACCCCCTCACAAGCCACAAACTTTACTTGGTCAACTGACTCAAGCAGTACATACAATTCAAGCTAGGGTTGATTTTTCCAAGCTGGCGCTCAAGCCTAATGCCAAAGTACCAGAAATCTGGGTGCAGGATGCGGGGGCGGACAAAGCGGAAATATATCCACTGTTGGGCGATCGCTATGTACTAGGTCGCAGTTCTAAATCCAGCGATATAGTGATTCGCAACCCAGTTGTGAGCCAAATTCACCTGTCACTGTCACGAGATTCTACCCAGCGTACCCCCGTTTTCATCATCAAAGATGAAAACTCCACTAATGGCATCTATCGTGGCAAACGACGGATCACTTCTTTAGAACTGCGTCATGGTGATATTCTTACCTTGGGGCCACCAGAACTTGCCGCTTCAGTCAGACTGCAATACGTAGATCCACCTGCCTGGTATGTCAAAGCTGGAACTTTTGCAGGATACGGCGTTGGAGGTGTTAGCGCCCTTTTAGCCTTGGTAATTGGCGTCGAATGGCTGAAATTTTCTGTCACACCCCTACCTACAGCCACTCGCGCCCCAGTAGTTGTTTATGCCCGCGATGGCACCACCCCGCTGCGCGAACCTCGGACTACTGCTCACGTAGATATGAAGCGCTTGCAGGACTTTGGCCCTTATTTGCCCAGCGCTGTGGTAGCCTCAGAGGATAGTCGCTACTACTGGCACTTTGGCGTTGATCCATTGGGGATTTTGCGAGCTGTGCTGATCAACAGTCGCAGTGGAGATGTACAGCAAGGAGCCAGCACTGTCACCCAGCAAGTAGCCCGGAGTTTATTCCGAGAGTATGTTGGTTCTCAAGACTCCCTAGGGCGGAAATTGCGAGAAGCAATAGTTTCTCTCAAGCTAGAAACTTTCTACAGCAAAGATTACATTTTGCTGACCTACTTAAATCGGGTCTTTTTAGGGGCGGATACTTCCGGGTTTGAGGATGCTGCTCAGTATTATTTTGGCAAGTCAGCCAAAGAATTAACTCTCTCGGAAGCTGCAACGTTAGTGGGAATTTTACCCGCTCCTAATGCTTTTGATTTTTGTGGAGATGGCCCCAATAAGCTAGAAGCTGCTGAATACCGCAATCGTGTTATTAAGCGGATGCTAGAGATGGGTAAAATTAAACCAGAGGAAGCAAATCGAGCCAGACGTTCAACCATCCAAATCAGCCCAAAAGTTTGCGAACAACAAGCTAAGACAATCGCTCCTTATTTATATAGTTACGTGTTCCAAGAAATGGAATCAATTTTAGGGGAAGGAGCAGCAAAAGAAGGTAATTATATTATCGAAACTCAGCTAGATCCAGCAATTCAATCTCAAGCAGAATCAGCATTGCGTAATTCTGTGAACAACGCTGGTTCAACTTTTCGTTTTTCTCAAGGAGCGATCGTTACCCTTGACTCCAGAACAGGTGCTATTTTGGCAATGGTAGGTGGAACTGATTACAAAAAAAGTCAGTTCAATCGCGCTGTCCAAGCCCAAAGACAACCAGGTTCTACTTTCAAAATTTTTGCTTACACTGCTGCTATTGAGCAGGGAATTCCAGCATCAAAAAGTTATTCTTGTGACGCTTTACGTTGGCAAGGCTTTACCTACAAACCCTGTCGTGCTGGTGCTGGTGTAAGTTTAGATATTGCCACAGGGCTAGCCCTTTCAGAAAACCCCATCGCCTTGCGGGTTGCTAGGGAAGTAGGATTAAATAAAGTCGTGGCAATGGCACAACGTTTGGGAATCAAATCCTCCCTTGATCCGGTTCCTGGTTTGGTGTTGGGTCAAAGCGTTGTTAATGTTTTAGAAATGACAGGTGGTTTTGGTGCCATTGGCAATCGTGGAGTGTGGAACCCTCCCCATGCTATTAGCCGGATTCTAGATAGTAGTGATTGTAGCGATCGCAATGATTTAAAAACCTGCCGTGTCATCTATTCCTTTGACCAAGATCCAAAGGCTAACAAGCGAGTTTTGTCAACTGGTGTAGCAGACGAAATGACTAGTTTGATGCGGGGAGTGGTGACGAGAGGTACAGGTCGCAGTGCTGGTATTGGACTGGGAGAAGCAGGTAAAACTGGCACGACTGATAAAAACGTTGACTTATGGTTCATTGGCTTTATTCCCAGTCGGCGACTCGTAACTGGAATTTGGCTAGGAAATGACAATAATTCCCCAACATCTGGCAGCAGTGCCCAAGCAGCTCAATTGTGGGGGAATTATATGGGACGAATCACACGATAA
- a CDS encoding lipoprotein signal peptidase, with translation MRLKNSLFWIAAFIAFFLDQLTKYWVVQTFNMGQTLPILPEIFHITYVTNTGAAFSLLSGKVEWLRWLSLGVSLVLIGLASFGPALNRWDQLGYGLILGGAVGNGIDRFVLGYVIDFLDFRLIKFPVFNIADSFISIGIVCLLIASLQRTPTSNQRSR, from the coding sequence ATGCGCTTAAAAAATAGTCTCTTCTGGATTGCTGCTTTCATAGCTTTTTTCTTAGACCAACTGACAAAATATTGGGTGGTACAAACCTTTAACATGGGACAGACACTGCCAATTTTACCAGAGATATTCCATATTACCTATGTGACTAACACTGGCGCAGCTTTTAGTCTGTTAAGTGGAAAAGTAGAGTGGTTGCGTTGGCTATCTTTGGGAGTAAGTTTGGTATTGATAGGGCTTGCATCGTTTGGCCCAGCCTTAAATCGTTGGGATCAGTTAGGCTATGGCTTAATTTTAGGTGGAGCTGTAGGTAATGGTATTGATCGGTTTGTTTTAGGTTATGTTATTGATTTCCTTGATTTTCGATTGATCAAGTTTCCTGTGTTTAATATTGCAGATTCATTCATCAGTATTGGTATTGTTTGTTTACTAATTGCTTCTTTACAAAGAACACCAACTTCAAATCAGAGGTCACGCTAA
- a CDS encoding biotin transporter BioY — protein MFAASNQLLWSMIGLLLTMGGTFLEARGITFPWSWSQHGIQTFSLGVSCQVGAVLLVGCLGGKNAGALSQIAYLVMGLTLLPVFENGGGIGYIKLSQFGYLLGFIPGAWICGLIAFKARPKLESLAFSCVCGLITIHLCGIVYLMISYLFEWKGTENLPLMQAIVTYSWFLVPGQLSVVCAVTVIAYVLRHLMFY, from the coding sequence ATGTTTGCCGCTTCCAATCAATTATTATGGTCGATGATTGGCTTACTCCTGACAATGGGTGGCACATTCCTAGAAGCCCGTGGTATAACTTTCCCTTGGAGTTGGAGCCAGCATGGAATTCAGACCTTTTCTTTAGGTGTCAGCTGTCAAGTTGGTGCAGTCTTGTTGGTAGGTTGTTTAGGAGGCAAAAATGCAGGCGCATTGTCACAAATTGCCTATTTAGTCATGGGGTTGACCTTATTACCTGTCTTTGAGAATGGTGGGGGTATTGGTTATATCAAGTTATCTCAATTTGGCTATCTGCTAGGCTTTATCCCTGGAGCGTGGATTTGTGGCTTAATTGCCTTTAAAGCTAGACCCAAACTAGAAAGTCTTGCCTTTAGTTGTGTTTGTGGTTTAATAACTATCCACCTGTGCGGTATTGTTTATCTGATGATTAGTTATTTGTTTGAGTGGAAAGGTACAGAAAATTTGCCATTAATGCAAGCGATCGTTACATACTCCTGGTTTTTAGTACCAGGCCAACTAAGTGTAGTCTGTGCCGTTACTGTAATAGCATATGTATTACGTCATTTAATGTTTTACTAG
- the pstS gene encoding phosphate ABC transporter substrate-binding protein PstS, translating to MLSHIHVTKNYRFPAFLTVFALTLSLAACGGQQASNDTGTKDAPAGTAKDATASSPAKLDLGGNVALTGAGASFPAPLYASWFADLNKKYPNLQVNYQSVGSGAGVEQFIKGTVDFGASDVAMKDDEIQKVPQDKGVLLLPVTAGSIVLGYNLPDVPELKLTRAVYTDILLGKIKTWNDAKITAANPGAKLPNQPITVVYRSDGSGTTGVFTKHLSAISPEWKSKVGEGKTVNWPVGVGGKGNEGVTAQIQQTQGSIGYIEAGYAKQNNIKSAALENKSGKFVVDNDQSAAKTLQAVVLPDNLRAFIADPEGADSYPIVSYSWILAYKKYPDAAKAKAVEAMIEYALTEGQKIAPELGYVPLPQNVASKVAAAADQISPDYKIAVSGTSASK from the coding sequence ATGCTTTCACATATACATGTAACCAAAAACTACCGTTTCCCAGCTTTTTTAACCGTATTCGCACTGACACTTAGTTTAGCTGCTTGTGGTGGACAGCAAGCTTCTAATGATACTGGTACTAAAGACGCACCTGCTGGTACAGCTAAAGATGCTACAGCCTCAAGTCCAGCTAAGTTGGATCTTGGTGGTAACGTAGCCCTAACTGGTGCAGGTGCTTCTTTCCCCGCGCCACTCTACGCAAGTTGGTTTGCTGATTTGAACAAAAAATATCCTAACCTGCAAGTTAACTATCAGTCAGTTGGCAGCGGTGCTGGAGTTGAACAATTTATCAAAGGTACTGTAGACTTTGGTGCCAGCGATGTTGCTATGAAGGATGATGAAATCCAGAAGGTGCCACAAGATAAGGGCGTACTTCTGCTGCCAGTGACAGCTGGTAGTATTGTCCTGGGTTACAACCTGCCAGATGTCCCGGAATTGAAGCTAACACGAGCAGTTTACACTGATATCTTACTAGGTAAAATCAAGACCTGGAACGATGCGAAAATTACTGCTGCTAACCCAGGCGCTAAGTTACCCAATCAGCCGATTACAGTTGTGTATCGTTCTGATGGTAGTGGTACTACAGGTGTATTTACAAAACATCTCAGCGCTATCAGTCCAGAGTGGAAGAGTAAAGTTGGAGAGGGCAAGACTGTAAACTGGCCTGTGGGAGTTGGTGGTAAAGGTAATGAAGGTGTTACCGCGCAAATCCAACAAACACAAGGTTCTATTGGATACATCGAGGCTGGTTACGCCAAACAAAATAATATCAAATCTGCTGCTTTAGAAAATAAATCAGGCAAATTTGTTGTAGACAACGACCAATCAGCCGCTAAAACATTACAAGCAGTAGTTCTTCCAGACAATCTCCGCGCTTTTATTGCCGATCCTGAAGGTGCAGATTCCTATCCCATTGTCAGCTACTCATGGATTTTGGCATATAAAAAATATCCTGATGCAGCAAAAGCTAAAGCTGTGGAGGCAATGATTGAGTACGCGTTGACTGAAGGTCAAAAGATTGCTCCAGAACTAGGGTATGTTCCTCTACCCCAAAATGTAGCTTCAAAAGTGGCTGCGGCTGCCGATCAAATCAGTCCAGACTATAAAATTGCTGTGAGTGGCACCAGCGCCAGCAAATAG